The following DNA comes from Desulfotomaculum sp..
GCGAGTTTTTGTTCCTCAGTCCAGTTAATGCCGGCAGACAAACGGCATATCCCCTTTTTACAACTAATTGACGATACCGGTTACAAAAGGCGCCAGTTCCGCATCGCCGGCAAGCTCCTGAAGGAGTTTCTGCTCCGCGTTATTCAGTTTCTCTTTACTCTCTTTACTCTTCAGTTCACGGATGCGTTCCAACTTTTTATATTTGTTGTAATAATCTATGGTATCCCGTAAAAAATCCAGCGCTGCCTTTCCGCTCTGGCCCTTGCCGTTAAGCTCGGCGATTAGCTTGGCGGCCTTCTGGTCGATTTCCATTAAAGGCTGGCCGTGATATTCCCGTTCAACTTCCAGCACAGTGTAGCTGGCGCCTTCAAAGACACTTTGATCGGGATTCAATACGGTCAGATTGCTGTTCAGCGACAATCCTTCCCCGACCGGTTTGTTAAAGCATATAAAATAACCGGGCTGCAGTAGTTTATGGCCCTTTTCCGGTTCTACAACTTCCAGCGTCAAACGCTCATCAATTATCCGATCGTGGTTATTGATGTTTTCAACCAGTGTTAAAAGAGCGGAGGATCCGAAAGAAACAGAAGCCGCATACGGCGCAAGGTGAGGAAAGGTTACGGCGACGCTTTTCGACACATTGCTGACCGCCTCGATTAAGCCAGGATCAATGCCGTCCATGTCATAGACCTGGATCCTGAGGATTAACATATTTTTTTTCACATTAAAATCCCGGATCGTCAAAACAACATCATTGAAGAAATCTCCCTGCCAGCCCTTTTCAACATTTTGCTGTAAAAAGTGAAGGCGCTGAACAGGCGGCTCATTTCCAAACTGCGATGTAGTCACTATGGCGACGTCGTTTTTATCCCAGGGCAGCCAATCATATTTTTCCAGGATCATCACGCCGCGTACCCGCACAGTCAGCGGCTGGGCATTCCCGAAAACAGAAGAACCGTCAAAAAGCCGGTCAAGACGGTCTGACAAGGCCACCGACTCACCAATCCGGGAAGGAGCGCACATCCATCTAATATCCGACATCAAAGATCTTCCTTTCTTTTTTTTATTTGCGACGTACAGCTTTGGCTGTCAGACAGCAAAAGCCAGAGCCCGGCGGCCAATTCCTCAACATAGCCCCTGCCCTTTTGCCCTTCTTCCAGCTTATCCAGCCACCGCCCGGGGATTTCCTTCCTGCCGTGATAGGCGCCGCTGATCGCTCCCGTCATAGCCCCGATTGTATCGGTATCACCGCCGAGGCTGACTGCTTTGACAACTGCTTTTTCAAAGCTGCCGTAGTTCTCCAAAAATATGTATATGGAAGTACAGACCGATTGAGAAGCTTTTACACCATTGCCCAGTTCCCGGACAATTCTATCTACAGACGGTTCAATTTCCAGCAGTTTTCCCGCACAATCAAGTTTCTCCCTGTATTCCCCGGCTTCAGGAGGCAGTGAACTTTTCAGGCTGCGCAAGAAACCTTTCTGATCCAGGGGATACTGGCTGTCGGCGGTCAGGGCAAGGGCGACGGCGGATGCCTGAAGCGCCGCTCCTTCCACAGCCTGAGGGTGGGCATGTGTCAGACGGGCAGACCCGGCGGCGCACTTCCTTAATTCATCCGGACGACCGACATAGAGACAGGCTGCCGGGGCAATCCGCATTGCTGCGCCGTTGCCGTAAGACCCGCCCGGGAACACATTTTGTACAGCCTGTTCCCAGGGTGTTCCGCTTTTAATCAATTGCAGGACCCGTGTTGTCCCGGGGCCATATCCGCGTTCATGATTAAAGTTCCTGGAGAATGTAAGGGCCATATGCTGATCGTTAAAGTCCCCGCATTCCAATAAAGACTCGGCAATCCCGATCATCATTTCCGTATCGTCCGTATAGCTGCCGGCTTTAAGGCGTCCTGGCAAAATCTCCGTTATTTCCCCATACCTTTCCGAGATTTCCCGGGAAGACCAGCCTTCAACCGGCATACCAAGCGCGTCGCCTGTGAAAGTGCCCAAAATAGCGCCCGTAATTTTATCAAGCGTTAAAACATCGGGAAGCATTCTATAAGCCTCCTTTTATCTGAAAAATTAATCATAATTTCTGATCAGAAGTTCGCTGACCGGACCCCTGCCCCCGGCCTGACAGTTGATTGCTCTTCTTGCAAAAAGAATTGTCTGGTTATATGAGGAATAAATTTCCCTGATCAAAGGCGTATCCGAATTGCTCAGCATAACAAAACATCGACGTTGATCAAGCTTTTTAAAAACTTTTGCCAGTCTGTACTGATCCTGCTCACTAAAAGCCTCGGACGTATAGCTTGTAAAGTTCGAGGTCGTTGAAAGCGGTTGATAAGGAGGATCCAGGTAAATAAAAGCTCCCGGCTTGGCAAAATCAAGGACGGAACTAAAATCTCCGAAAATGAGTATGGTTGTTTGCAAAAGGACGTTAGCCAGGCTGAGCCTTTCCCGATCAATAATCCTGGGGTTTTTGTAACGTCCGAAAGGTACGTTGTGCCTGCCTTTTTTATTTACCCGGTAAAGACCGTTGTAGGAAGTTTTATTAAGGTAAAGAAACCTGGATGCGCGGTCGACCGGTTCCATCGCCTCCGGTTCAAGCGCCCTGATCCGGTAGTAATACTCCTTGGAGTTTTCATGCCCGGCAAGCTTGACAAGAAGAGATTCCAGATTATCCCTGACCACAGTATAAAAGTTAATCAGCTCAGGATTGTTGTCTATTAAAACCGCTTTTAACGGCTGCAGGTGAAAAAACATAGCCCCCCCGCCAACAAAAGGTTCAAGATAAAGCTTTATTGTTTGTCCGGGAAGAAAAGGCCTGATTTGAAAAATCAGTTGGCCTTTGCCCCCCGCCCATTTAATCAGGGGCGCCGGTTTTAAGAACTGAACCATTTTATCTTCCTTTACTTAATGCTTTCCAGATATATTCTCTGGCAAGAACCGGGATCTGCCGGTATTCATTTTCAGGCAACAAAGGATCAAACGAACAAACCGGCTTATATTCGCAGTAAGCGCAGGCTGTCTGGCTTTTATAACGGTAAGGTTTTATTTCCGCCGAACCGCCCAGGATTCTTTCCCCGGCAGCGGCAGCCAACTTTCTTAGAAAATCGCGCAGGTCAGCCAGTTGTTTCATAGTAACCATACTTGGGCTGCTATAAAGGCCTCCGTCTTTTTTCAGACCGGCTGGGACAAGATTGGACAAACCGTTTACCTGTTTATCCATTAGCCTGATCACATCGGGTTCGGCAAGGACTAAACCTCTCATTTTCAGGTTTTTTTCTGTCAAAGTTTCAATTTCTCCCGGCTGGGGCGGCCTGGAAACACCTGTTACAGGATCTGCTACGTTAAAGTAAAAAACTCCGGCCGGCAAAGCCTCAACGCCAATCAGGCGGCACGCAAAGCGAACCGCCACATCAAGGTAAATTAGAAGTTGAAGCTGAAGTCCGTAATATATTTTAACCAGGTTGAGTTCTGCAGGGCCTGATTTATAATCGACCACCCGCAAGTAGTGGCCGGTTCCCCATTCGGCGGCGTCTATCCGGTCAATCCGGCCGTTAATTTCCATTTTCAATTCCCCTGCAACGGGCAGCTCAAAGACGGGGATTTGTCCAGGCCTGGAAAAGGACACTTCCGCAGCGACAGGTTGAAAAGCGCTCCGGCTGGCGTGCTTGGAAAGGGAATAAACCGCTCTTTCCACAGTTCTTTGAAGACGGGTGGTCAGATAGCGGTAACGGGGGGTACTTAAAAGGATTTCGTCCCTCAATGTGGGCGCTACCTCGGTAACTAATTCGCCTGCAATCTGATTGCACTGCTCACCGTTTAAATCTTTTAAGTCCTGTTTGCCTTGGAGTGATTTTTCAACGAAAAGTTTGAGGCAGGTATGGTAAAACTCTCCCAAATCTGGCCTTTCCAGTTTAAAAACATCCCTTTCCCTCAATTTTAACCCGTAGGTTAAAAAATGGGCGAAAGGGCAGGAGTAGTAGCGTTCCAGCCGCGATACGCTTGTCCTTAGAGGACTGCCGAACAGAGAAAGGCTTAATTCTTTTTTCAGCGGGCTCTCGTTGTTAGTACTATACAGCCCTGAAAACATGGTTTCGCACCTGTCCCTGTACTGAGGCTGCTTGACAAACCAGTTGTAGACCGAACACCAAAGGGGCGCAAGTCTGCCCGAAGACTTGCATTCTCTTAACTGTACCGCCAGGTAAGCCAGGGATCGCTCCGCCCCGGCTAGATAATGAAGATCCCCGTCTTTGGTCCCCGGCGGAGAAACGGGCAGAAAAACTTCCGCAAGACCAGGGAATGTCTTTTTCAACCGCTGAATAACCGGTGAAGGAGTCAGAGCATACCCATCCTGATCAGACAAAGCATAGCTAATCCATAAGAACTCACTGCTTCTTGTCAGGGCAATGTAAACAAGGAACTGTTCGTTGAAAAGCAGCCGCCGTCCTGAAGGGCTTAAAATTACACCGGCCGCTTCGATATTCTCACGTTCAAAATCAGTAAATAAACCTTTTTGTTCAGGACGTGCGGGTAAGAGGCCATCATTAACACCCAGAACAAAACAGGCTTTGACATTTGGATTTCGCGAACGGTCCAGGGAAGCAATCAGGACCTGATCCAGCCCGGGAGGAATCATCCCCAAACGGATTCCTTCCAGCCCCGTTTGAATTATCTTCAGATAATCCCCGGTTGTAACACGTTCGTCGCCAAGCGTTTCTGCAAGCTGGTCAAAAAGTTCTATTATTGCATCCCAAATTTGAGTGTGCTCCTGTGAAGCGTCAGGATTGCCGTCTTCCCGGGCCTTTTCGGAAAGCAATTTCAATTGTTCAAACACATTGAGGCTGGTAATCAATTCAAATAGTGCCGCAGTTATTTCCCTGACCACTGCGGATTGCGCAACGGCAGCCTGAAAATCGGCAATTTCCTTTACAGCCGCCCTCCTGATCCGGTTTATTTCACTTAGTCTGTTTATTTCCACAGAACCGGGATCTTCTTCCCTTTCTTTCGTATATCTGCGTTCATACTGCCAGTCTTCGGAGTCTGTCCATCGTGAACCCTTTATTCCATGAGCAAGTACATAATTTTCCAGGATATCGATATCATCCTGACTGACAGGCGTAAGGCCGGTCTTTAAGTAATTGAATACAGAATCGTAACTCCATCCGCTCGTGATTACCTCCAGCGCAGCTTTAATCAAAGCTGCCAAAGGATGATGCCCTATTTCACGTTTAATGTCGATAAAGTAAGGAATTCCATAGTCATTAAAAACCATGTCTATTAAAGGCCGGTATATTTCCACTTTACGCAGGACAACTGAAATATCTTTCCAACGGTAACCTTTCTCCCGGCAAAGATGGATTATCTCACGGGCAGCGCCCTCAACTTCAGCATGGCGGTTTGCCGCGGCAATCAGTTTTACTCCCGCCGGCTGATCCTTGTACTGCCCGCCCTTCTGAGCCAGGATATTTTTTTCAAGATGCGCCAGACAGGAAGCATCCTTATAACGGGGCGGCAACTCATTATCCAGGCAGAGAGGTTCTTCTGCAGCAATCCCATACTGGAAGGCCATCGCTTTTATTTTTTCAAGGACCTCCAGACCAGGGTAAAAAACGTCGGTTTCTTCCAGATTGTCCGCTGCCGTCCGGCTGTCCAGGCAGAGTGCGATGCTGACTCTCCGGGCGGCTTTAAGCAGTTCTCCGATTACTCTGTATTCCTGGGAATTAAAACCTGCGAAACAATCGATCCAAACCTCGCTTCCCTGCATAAAACGGGAAATAGCTATTTTTTCAGCAAGTAAATCCAGGTAACAGTCAGGATCAAGATACCGTTCCCCCAGATAATCTTCATAACTGGAGAGCAATAGGGCAAAATCTTTTAACTTATCGGACAGGATGTTTTCTTTTTCAGCAAAACAGGCTGACAAATCAGATAAATGCGAACCCTTTAAACCATACTGTTTTGCTTCACAGATAGTGTTCGAAAGGTTTTGGATAAACCCGGGATAATTAGTCAGCTGTTGAAAGACTTTCAACTCCTTGCGCTTTTCAATCAACAGCCTGCGAAGAATCATTTGTTTGCCAAGTTCACCAACATGTATACGGGATATCCCGCCTGTTTCACTTAGAATATGCCAGGACAGGCGGCGGAAGCTGAGTACCTGAGCCCTATACGTGCCTTTTAAGCCGGTAAGCAGGGAAACCTCCATCTGGAAGGTGACCTGTTCCGGTACAAGAAATAGAAGAGGGAAAGAGGTATCGTTATTGATCTGATTCTGTATCTCTTTTAAACAGGTATATGTCTTGCCTGTTCCGGCCCGTCCCAGAATAAATCTCAAGCTCATCCTAATAAACCACCTGAATACTCACAAATCTTTTCCCTGTTCCTGGAAAAGTCAAAACTAACTTGATTATACAGTAACAAAGTTTTATTGTTAAGAGATGAAACTGATTTCATAAAGACAATTGGCGCTTTCCTTGCGGGGGTGAATCGAGCTGGAAGATGATGATTTAGTAATCAGAAGCAGGTCAGGGGATCTAAGCGCCTTTGAAGAACTTGTTCACCGTTATGAAAATAAAGTACTCTCCCTGGCCTACCGGATGGTGGGAAATTGGGCCGACGCCGGCGATCTGGCTCAGGAAACATTTATCAGGACATATCACTCCCTGTCCGATTTTCAAAGAAAGTGCAGTTTTTCCACCTGGATTTATCATATTACAGTTAATATCTGCCGTGATGAATTACGCAAAAAAAACAGGCGCCCGAAAATTTCTTTGGATGAAATTGCCGCTTCATCAGGCGGACTGCCTTTTTCAGAAACAGGGACCGATTGCCCGGAGAACAAACTTGAACAGCTCGAGCTACAGGAGGCTGTTCAGGAATGTTTAAACGCCCTCCCGGATGAATACAGGCTGGTGCTGATCATGCGGGAGATCCAGGGTTTATCATACGAGGAAATCGCAACTGTTCTGAAATGCTCCGTAGGAACTGTAAAATCCCGTCTGAACCGCTCCAGAACAGCTTTTAAACAAAAAGCAGAGGTTATCATAGGAACATTTTCGCTTCCCGGGACGTCAAAAGGGTAGGAGGAGACTATCATGAAATGCTCGAAGGCAAAAAAACTATTTTCCGGCTATCTCGACGGCGAACTGAAGTCCTCTCAAAAAGGTTTTTTGGAAGAGCATTTATGCACCTGCCCCGACTGCCGGTATGAGTTAGCCAGACTGCGGGCTTCCATGGAATTGATCCATGGTTTACCGGAAGTCGCCGCGCCGAAAGATTTCTGTGCTCAGGTCTCGGAAAAAATAGCGATTGAGGATAGGCCCAAAAAACAGAAGAAGACAGTTAAATGGTTTTTCCCCGGAGAAAGGCTGCGCGCCGGAATCGCACTGGCTGCAGTCCTGGTCCTCGTTTTGGGAATTTCCTCGCTGATTTACAGTTCAACAACCGGGCAGGGTCCCGTTGAATTGCTCGGCAAAAAACCAACTTCTCAAAAAGACGAAACACATAAAATCTCGCTTTCCGCCCCCCCTTCCGCTCAGAAGGTCCCTGACGAAAGCACCTCCACCGGCGCCGGGGAAGCGCCTGCTTTGAGGGCAGAAAAATCCCCTGATAACAACGAACAGGCGCATTCAGACACTTCATCTCCCGAAGAAGACAACCGATCCCTAAAAAGCGGTGGCGGTTTGGGCGGTTCCATTACGGCTCAGGATATTCCCGCCCTTGAAAGCGACAAAGCGCAGCAGCAAAAATGGATAATTACCAAAATCAGCTTGAAACTAAAAACGGACAAAAAGGAAGAGACAATCACCAGGTTAAATACACTCGCCAGTGAACTGGGCGGCGAGCTGAAATTTGCGCCGGCCCGGGATAACGGCACACAGCTGGAACTGATTGCCCCTTTTGAAAAAACAACCGGGGCTTTAACTGGAATTGAATTACTGGGAGAAATTTCTGATAAAAAGCAGGAGGAACAGGATATAACTGAAGAATACTTAATCTTACAAGAACAGGAGGAAAAGCTCCGGCAGGAAAAAGAAAAATTAACAGCGCCGAACAATTATTCCGGGGGCGCAAATGAAGGAAACAGTTCCTCTCAGGAAGAATTAGACGATCTCCAGCCGGAACTTGATCAAACAAGCTTAAGCCTTGAAAAGCTTATGGAGGAGATGAACTCGGTTCATTTCTTGATTAGCATTGTTGAGTAAAAACTGTTAGGGGGACCAAATCATTGAGTGATGTTTTCAGACTGGCCTGCTGCCAGCTGAAGGTAGAAAAAGAAAAAGAAAAAGAAAAGAACCTGTCCAAAGCCCGGCTGATGATTGCCGAGGCTGTAGAAAACGGCGCCCAAATGGTGGTTCTGCCGGAAATGTTCAACTGCCCCTACAGGGCGGAACTGTTCCCCGAATATGCGGAAAGCTACCCGGGCGGCCCGTCGCTGGAAATGCTTTCTTTAACCGCTAAAGAAAATTCTGTCTACATCGTTGGCGGTTCCATTCCTGAAAGGGAAAACGGCTGCCTTTACAACACAAGTTTTGTTTTTGATCCGGACGGAAGATTGTTGGGAAGGCACAGAAAGGCACACCTTTTTGATGTAGACTTGCCCGGGGGATCAAAAATCCGGGAGTCCAGCACGCTTGACTCCGGAAATCAATCCACCGTAATCCGGACAGAACTGTGCAGCATCGGTGTGGCCATCTGCTACGATATCCGCTTTCCCGAACTTATCCGCCAGATGGTTTTAAAAGGCGCCCAGGTTGTAATCATACCCGCCACATTTACGTTCACAACAGGCCAGGTTCACTGGAAAATCACCTTCCAGGTAAGGGCAATCGACAACCAGGTTTTCACAGTCGGCGCTGCCGCCGCACGTGATTATTCCGAACGCTTTATCGGCTATGCGCATTCCTTGATCTGCGGCCCCTGGGGGGAAGTACTGGCCGAAGCCGGAGAAGAAGAAGAAATAATCTACTCGGAAATCAATCTGCAGCGCCTTGAGAAAGTCCGGCAGGAACTTCCTTTGCTGAGGCGCCTGCGTAAAGACTTGTATTAAAATCTAAAAAAGGCCGCATCAAAGGAGGCTATAAAAATGCTGACAGTCGGATTGGTAGGCCTTCCGGCGGTTGGAAAAACAACTATCTTCAACCTGTTGACCCAGACCGGAGCACAGACCAGCGATTTCATGTCCGGTAAATTCGAAACAAATACGGGAGCGGCCAAAGTTCCTGACCCGCGAATTGATTTCTTGACCCAGCTGTGCAACCCCCGCCGGACAGTTTACGCACAAATCATGTGCAGTGATGTTCCCGGGCTGACCAGCGGGACAAACCAGGGAAAGGGCGGCGGCAACCAGTTCCTTGACGGAATCCGCAATGTCGATCTGCTGATTCAGATTGTCCGCACCTTTGATAACCCGGAATTGCCGCACGTTTACAGCAATATTGATCCTTTAAGGGATCTTGAAACGGTTGATCTTGAACTTCTCCTCGCCGACCTTGACATTGTCGAAAAGCGAATCCAGCGCATTGAGGGAGGTAAAAAGATTACCAAAGAATCTGCGGCGGAACTGCCGCTGTTAAAAAAGTGCCGCTCGGCCATGGAAACAGGTGTAACTCCCGCTAAAGCCGGCCTTACCGGGGAAGAACGGGCGATGCTGATGATCCCCAGCTTCTTTACCGAAAAACCTCAGATAGTTGTCGTCAACACTGACGAAAACCAATTTAAAGAAAAAAGTTATCCCGGGAAGACAGAACTTGAAGCCCTTGCGGATACGCGCGGGACAACTGTAATCGAAATCTGCGGACAGCTTGAAATGGAGATTGGTATGCTTGACCCCGCCGAGCAGGCAATGTTTCTAACTGACCTTGATGTTGGGGAACTTGGGACGGCGCGGCTGTCCAGAGCCGCATATCAGCAGTTAAACCTCATCTCCTTCTTTACGATTGGTCCCGACGAGGTGAAGGCATGGACAATAAGCCGGGGAACCAATGCCAGGCAGGCTGCGGGAAAAATACATTCAGATATAGAACGGGGTTTTATCCGGGCTGAAGTGACTAAATACCGTGATTTGTTTGAACTTGGCTCGGTGAACAAAGTGAAGGAAAAAGGAATGTCAAGGCTGGAAGGAAAAGAATATATCGTCGAAGACGGGGACATAATTAACTTCCGGTTCAATGTATAAAATCCCTATACAAAATCCTTGATGTTAAAGATGGGATCTACTTCGATGCCCATCTTTTCAATCTTTTCCGTCCCTCCCTCGCGGCGGTCGACTAAGGTCACCACCTTAACAACTTTACAGCCAACTTCCCGGACGGTTTCAATCGCTTTAATAATTGACCCCCCGCTGGTGATAACATCGTCAAGAACAACCACACGATCGCCTGCTGTAAGCTGCGGCCCCTCAATAACCCTTTTTGTACCGTGCTTTTTTACCGCCTCGCGGACGATAAACAACTTAACGTCCATCCCTTCCAGGTAAAGAACCGGCGCCAACGAGCCAACCATCGGATCAGCCCCCAGAGTAGGGCCTCCTATAGCCTGGATTTGAATATATTTGACTTTTTCAAGAATAGCCCTGGCTACCAGGTATGCCCCCTGAGGATGCAGGGTTACTTGTTTTCCGTCAAAATAACAAGTACTTTCCTTCCCGCTGGAAAGAATAAAGCTGCCAAATCTAAAGGACCTTTCCCTGACCAGTTCTTTTAAAAGTTCCCTGTCTCCCTGTGGATCACCTTTTGCTAAACCAGGCATCTCAACACATCCTCGTATATTTTAAGGTCCTGCTCACTAAAAAGCACAAACCGGATCTCTTTGACCAGATGGTTCTGGCAAAAATCAAAAACTGTGGAAAGCGCTATTCT
Coding sequences within:
- the pyrE gene encoding orotate phosphoribosyltransferase yields the protein MPGLAKGDPQGDRELLKELVRERSFRFGSFILSSGKESTCYFDGKQVTLHPQGAYLVARAILEKVKYIQIQAIGGPTLGADPMVGSLAPVLYLEGMDVKLFIVREAVKKHGTKRVIEGPQLTAGDRVVVLDDVITSGGSIIKAIETVREVGCKVVKVVTLVDRREGGTEKIEKMGIEVDPIFNIKDFV
- a CDS encoding RNA polymerase subunit sigma-24, coding for MELEDDDLVIRSRSGDLSAFEELVHRYENKVLSLAYRMVGNWADAGDLAQETFIRTYHSLSDFQRKCSFSTWIYHITVNICRDELRKKNRRPKISLDEIAASSGGLPFSETGTDCPENKLEQLELQEAVQECLNALPDEYRLVLIMREIQGLSYEEIATVLKCSVGTVKSRLNRSRTAFKQKAEVIIGTFSLPGTSKG
- a CDS encoding carbon-nitrogen hydrolase, with protein sequence MSDVFRLACCQLKVEKEKEKEKNLSKARLMIAEAVENGAQMVVLPEMFNCPYRAELFPEYAESYPGGPSLEMLSLTAKENSVYIVGGSIPERENGCLYNTSFVFDPDGRLLGRHRKAHLFDVDLPGGSKIRESSTLDSGNQSTVIRTELCSIGVAICYDIRFPELIRQMVLKGAQVVIIPATFTFTTGQVHWKITFQVRAIDNQVFTVGAAAARDYSERFIGYAHSLICGPWGEVLAEAGEEEEIIYSEINLQRLEKVRQELPLLRRLRKDLY
- a CDS encoding modification methylase; this translates as MVQFLKPAPLIKWAGGKGQLIFQIRPFLPGQTIKLYLEPFVGGGAMFFHLQPLKAVLIDNNPELINFYTVVRDNLESLLVKLAGHENSKEYYYRIRALEPEAMEPVDRASRFLYLNKTSYNGLYRVNKKGRHNVPFGRYKNPRIIDRERLSLANVLLQTTILIFGDFSSVLDFAKPGAFIYLDPPYQPLSTTSNFTSYTSEAFSEQDQYRLAKVFKKLDQRRCFVMLSNSDTPLIREIYSSYNQTILFARRAINCQAGGRGPVSELLIRNYD
- a CDS encoding redox-regulated ATPase YchF, whose translation is MLTVGLVGLPAVGKTTIFNLLTQTGAQTSDFMSGKFETNTGAAKVPDPRIDFLTQLCNPRRTVYAQIMCSDVPGLTSGTNQGKGGGNQFLDGIRNVDLLIQIVRTFDNPELPHVYSNIDPLRDLETVDLELLLADLDIVEKRIQRIEGGKKITKESAAELPLLKKCRSAMETGVTPAKAGLTGEERAMLMIPSFFTEKPQIVVVNTDENQFKEKSYPGKTELEALADTRGTTVIEICGQLEMEIGMLDPAEQAMFLTDLDVGELGTARLSRAAYQQLNLISFFTIGPDEVKAWTISRGTNARQAAGKIHSDIERGFIRAEVTKYRDLFELGSVNKVKEKGMSRLEGKEYIVEDGDIINFRFNV
- the addB gene encoding helicase-exonuclease AddAB subunit AddB yields the protein MSLRFILGRAGTGKTYTCLKEIQNQINNDTSFPLLFLVPEQVTFQMEVSLLTGLKGTYRAQVLSFRRLSWHILSETGGISRIHVGELGKQMILRRLLIEKRKELKVFQQLTNYPGFIQNLSNTICEAKQYGLKGSHLSDLSACFAEKENILSDKLKDFALLLSSYEDYLGERYLDPDCYLDLLAEKIAISRFMQGSEVWIDCFAGFNSQEYRVIGELLKAARRVSIALCLDSRTAADNLEETDVFYPGLEVLEKIKAMAFQYGIAAEEPLCLDNELPPRYKDASCLAHLEKNILAQKGGQYKDQPAGVKLIAAANRHAEVEGAAREIIHLCREKGYRWKDISVVLRKVEIYRPLIDMVFNDYGIPYFIDIKREIGHHPLAALIKAALEVITSGWSYDSVFNYLKTGLTPVSQDDIDILENYVLAHGIKGSRWTDSEDWQYERRYTKEREEDPGSVEINRLSEINRIRRAAVKEIADFQAAVAQSAVVREITAALFELITSLNVFEQLKLLSEKAREDGNPDASQEHTQIWDAIIELFDQLAETLGDERVTTGDYLKIIQTGLEGIRLGMIPPGLDQVLIASLDRSRNPNVKACFVLGVNDGLLPARPEQKGLFTDFERENIEAAGVILSPSGRRLLFNEQFLVYIALTRSSEFLWISYALSDQDGYALTPSPVIQRLKKTFPGLAEVFLPVSPPGTKDGDLHYLAGAERSLAYLAVQLRECKSSGRLAPLWCSVYNWFVKQPQYRDRCETMFSGLYSTNNESPLKKELSLSLFGSPLRTSVSRLERYYSCPFAHFLTYGLKLRERDVFKLERPDLGEFYHTCLKLFVEKSLQGKQDLKDLNGEQCNQIAGELVTEVAPTLRDEILLSTPRYRYLTTRLQRTVERAVYSLSKHASRSAFQPVAAEVSFSRPGQIPVFELPVAGELKMEINGRIDRIDAAEWGTGHYLRVVDYKSGPAELNLVKIYYGLQLQLLIYLDVAVRFACRLIGVEALPAGVFYFNVADPVTGVSRPPQPGEIETLTEKNLKMRGLVLAEPDVIRLMDKQVNGLSNLVPAGLKKDGGLYSSPSMVTMKQLADLRDFLRKLAAAAGERILGGSAEIKPYRYKSQTACAYCEYKPVCSFDPLLPENEYRQIPVLAREYIWKALSKGR